GACCGCACGACGTGCATTGTGCTTGATGTCGTCGGTGTAGCCAGTCTTAGAGATCTGCTCAAGCAAGTCGATGACTTGGCGGCACCAACGTACGAAGTCGCCAGGCGTAAGCTCTGCACCAGACTCCGACGCCGCCGCGAGGCAATAACCCAGCGGAGCACCAGCAGCCCACTGATGGATTGCCAGTGAGAAGCCGGCCTCCGGAATGCGTGTGACAGGCAGCTCGTGGCGCTGTTCATCTGCGACGAGCTCGTCGTAAATGCGCATCGTCGCGTTCATAGCGTCTGCCATGCGATCGGTGGGGGCATCAGGATAGCCGCCAGTTGTCTTTCGGTTTTCGAAGACGCACATCGAGGTCACGCCAGCTAGCTCTGCTGGGTCGAGCTCGTTCCAGATTCCACGTTTTAGGCACTGGGCGACGAAAAGGTCAGCCTCATTGTGGATCTGTGCCAAGCGCTCGCCCTCTTCAGTTACTTGAGGCTCGCCGGCTACAACTTCGACGTAGTCCATCTCGGCGAGTAGCCCGATGATGCGCTCAAAGGTCCGGCCGAGAGTGTCGGTAGCCTTGTTCACGCGATTTTCCAACTTACGCAGAGTTCTCTTTTCTCGTACGAGATCGTGGCCAATATTCGCAAGCATTTCGCGATCAGCAGCAGGCCACGAGTGCACCGGGTGGTCCTTGATTGCCTCGCGTAGCTCTATGACCCGCTTGGTCGGTCGAGCCCGAGCCTCCTCTTTGAGGTTGCGCGGAACGTTGAACTGGCCCTTATGTAGTGAGTCAACAATCTTGCGAGTGTGGCGTCGCGGCTGATCGGAAATGTGGCGCGGCACCTTGATGCGACCCACAACCACGGGCGGGTTGCGGAAAGCAGCGGCATCGATCCGGCCGGACCAGCCCTTCATGGTGGTGATCCATGGGCGCGGATCATCTTGCCGTCCTGCAGGAGCCACCACAGCCGCAAGCTCGGGGCGTCGCTTTGACGGCAGCGCGATAACCTCTCCAACCTGGAGACGCCCAAGAATCTTGGCGGTTTCCTGCTGGCGGTCCTCGATCGCAGAGCGCTTGCCTTCCTTCTCAGCGTCCGAGAGGTCACGACGAAGGTCGAGATACTCTACAAGTTCTTCCGCTGCATCATCTGATGGAGGCGCGAAGGCCTCAATGCGCTCATTGAGTTGAGCGCGGAGTTTTTCTACTTTGGCTTCCGCGCGTTCGATCTCACGGACTTCATTGACCACAGACCCGTCAGCCTGGAACTGTGCGAAAGACTTCTCAATGAGTCGCAGCGATTCGTCGTAACCGTTCATGGCGAGCAGGTTTACAGCCATGTTGTAACCCGGGCTAAACGTCGAGATCAGCGGGTATGTACGGGTTGAGGCCAATCCGGCCACGGCGCGGGGATCCATCGCCGGGGCCCATTGGACGACAGCGTTGCCCAACACGTCGATGCCTCGTCGACCCGCTCGGCCTGTCAGCTGCGTGTACTGGCCCGGGGTGAGATCCACGTGGGCTTCACCGTTGAACTTGACCAACTTTTCTAGTACCACAGTGCGCGCTGGCATATTGATGCCCAAAGCAAGTGTTTCAGTGGCAAAGACGGTGCGTACGAGGCCCTTAACGAACAGCTCCTCCACAATGTGCCGGAATCCCGGCAGCATACCTGCGTGGTGGGCCGCGAAACCGCGGCTCCATGCGGTGCGCAGTTGGCGGAAATTCAACACCGCGAGGTCTTCTTCAGGGATTCCCTCGACACCGCGATCGACAATCTCCTTGATCTCATCGGCTTCCTCGGGTGTGGTCAACTCGATCTTTGCCCGCAGACACTGAACCAGAGCACCATCACAGCCCGCACGAGAAAAGATGAAGATGATTGCGGGCAGCATCTCCTGAGCTCCAAGTGCGCGGATCACTTCGGGGCGACCGATGGGGCGTGTCTTGTCCTGTGGCCGCGACTGCCCGCTACGCCGCCCCTCAGCGCGGGCACGGAACCCCTGCCCACGTTCGTAATCACTTCTACCTTCGGAGCTGATGTCTTCCTCAAGGCGCTGGATTTTGTGTTCGAGCTGCCGGTTCACCCGACCATCTTCTCCGGGCTCAAACAGCGGGTAAATCTGCCGTCCTACCATCATGTACTGGCTCAAAGGCACTGGTCGATGCTCGCTGACGATGACCTCTGTATCACCACGTACGGCGGTAAGCCATTCTCCGAACTCTTCCGAGTTGGAAACTGTGGCGGAGAGTCCAATGATTGAGATCGACTCGTCTAGGTTCAAGATGATCTCTTCCCAAACTGCACCACGATCGCGATCGGCAAGGAAGTGAATCTCATCCATTACCACGAACTCCAGGCGATGGAGCGCGGGTGATTGGGCGTAGATCATGTTGCGCAAGACCTCAGTCGTCATGACGACAATGTCAGCGGAGCCGTTGATGCTCACGTCGCCGGTGAGCAGACCGATGGCATCGTCGCCGTGCTCTTCAACGAGATCGTGGTACTTCTGATTACTCAGTGCCTTGATCGGTGTGGTGTAGAAGCATTTTGTGCCCCGATGCAAGGCCAGGGAGACCGCAAACTCGCCCACGATCGTCTTGCCCGCTCCAGTAGGCGCGCAGACTAAAACCCCCCGATCAGATTCAACGGCTTCGCAGCCGGCGATCTGGAAATCATCGAGGGGAAAACTCTTAGTTGCGCGGAACTCATCCAAGTGGGAAGTGACCATGCCCCCAGATTAGATGAATGCGCTACAAAACATCGTCGAAGTAGTTCTGAGTTGAAGTGTCTTGCTTCGGG
The Corynebacterium breve genome window above contains:
- a CDS encoding DEAD/DEAH box helicase, which gives rise to MVTSHLDEFRATKSFPLDDFQIAGCEAVESDRGVLVCAPTGAGKTIVGEFAVSLALHRGTKCFYTTPIKALSNQKYHDLVEEHGDDAIGLLTGDVSINGSADIVVMTTEVLRNMIYAQSPALHRLEFVVMDEIHFLADRDRGAVWEEIILNLDESISIIGLSATVSNSEEFGEWLTAVRGDTEVIVSEHRPVPLSQYMMVGRQIYPLFEPGEDGRVNRQLEHKIQRLEEDISSEGRSDYERGQGFRARAEGRRSGQSRPQDKTRPIGRPEVIRALGAQEMLPAIIFIFSRAGCDGALVQCLRAKIELTTPEEADEIKEIVDRGVEGIPEEDLAVLNFRQLRTAWSRGFAAHHAGMLPGFRHIVEELFVKGLVRTVFATETLALGINMPARTVVLEKLVKFNGEAHVDLTPGQYTQLTGRAGRRGIDVLGNAVVQWAPAMDPRAVAGLASTRTYPLISTFSPGYNMAVNLLAMNGYDESLRLIEKSFAQFQADGSVVNEVREIERAEAKVEKLRAQLNERIEAFAPPSDDAAEELVEYLDLRRDLSDAEKEGKRSAIEDRQQETAKILGRLQVGEVIALPSKRRPELAAVVAPAGRQDDPRPWITTMKGWSGRIDAAAFRNPPVVVGRIKVPRHISDQPRRHTRKIVDSLHKGQFNVPRNLKEEARARPTKRVIELREAIKDHPVHSWPAADREMLANIGHDLVREKRTLRKLENRVNKATDTLGRTFERIIGLLAEMDYVEVVAGEPQVTEEGERLAQIHNEADLFVAQCLKRGIWNELDPAELAGVTSMCVFENRKTTGGYPDAPTDRMADAMNATMRIYDELVADEQRHELPVTRIPEAGFSLAIHQWAAGAPLGYCLAAASESGAELTPGDFVRWCRQVIDLLEQISKTGYTDDIKHNARRAVDAIRRGVVAIGS